The following are encoded in a window of Physeter macrocephalus isolate SW-GA chromosome 9, ASM283717v5, whole genome shotgun sequence genomic DNA:
- the LOC112065760 gene encoding alpha/beta hydrolase domain-containing protein 17B, with product MKTVRVKKKMNNLSFSELCCLFCCPPCPGKIASKLAFLPPDPTYTLMCDESGSRWTLHLSERADWQYSSREKDAIECFMTRTSKGNRIACMFVRCSPNAKYTLLFSHGNAVDLGQMSSFYIGLGSRINCNIFSYDYSGYGASSGKPTEKNLYADIETPWFALRTRYGIRPENVIIYGQSIGTVPSVDLAAWYESAAVILHSPLTSGMRVTFPDTKKTYCFDAFPNIDKISKITSPVLIIHGTEDEVIDFSHGLALFERCQRPVEPLWVEGAGHNDVELYGQYLERLKQFVSQELVNL from the exons ATGAAGACAGTGAGGGTcaaaaag aagatGAATAATCTTTCATTTAGTGAGCTATGTTGCCTCTTCTGCTGTCCACCTTGTCCAGGGAAAATTGCTTCAAAATTAGCATTTTTGCCACCTGATCCAACTTACACGCTGATGTGTGATGAAAGTGGAAGCCGCTGGACGTTACACCTATCAGAACGAGCAGACTGGCAATATTCTTCTAGAGAAAAAGATGCTATTGAGTGTTTCATGACTAGAACCAGTAAAGGCAACAGAATTGCCTGCATGTTTGTGCGTTGCTCACCCAATGCCAAATACACTTTACTCTTTTCCCACGGAAATGCTGTTGATCTTGGTCAGATGAGCAGTTTTTACATAGGACTGGGATCACGGATTAATTGTAATATATTCTCATATGATTATTCTGGATATGGTGCAAGTTCTGGGAAACCAACAGAGAAGAACCTCTATGCAGACATAGAAACTCCTTGGTTTGCTCTTAGGACAAGATATGGCATTCGCCCTGAAAATGTGATTATATATGGCCAAAGTATAGGGACAGTACCATCTGTGGATCTTGCTGCTTGGTATGAGAGTGCTGCTGTTATTCTTCATTCTCCTTTGACCTCAGGAATGCGAGTCACTTTTCCTGATACCAAGAAGACCTACTGTTTTGATGCATTCCCAAACATTGACAAAATCTCTAAGATTACCTCTCCAGTATTAATAATTCATGGGACTGAAGATGAAGTCATTGACTTTTCACATGGCCTCGCATTGTTTGAGCGTTGCCAAAGACCTGTGGAGCCTCTGTGGGTTGAAGGGGCAGGTCACAATGATGTGGAACTTTATGGACAGTATCTTGAAAGATTGAAACAGTTTGTGTCACAGGAACtggtaaatttgtaa